The following coding sequences are from one Nicotiana tabacum cultivar K326 chromosome 1, ASM71507v2, whole genome shotgun sequence window:
- the LOC107790880 gene encoding phosphate transporter PHO1 homolog 10-like, translating to MKVVDNSYIGSSDEVTVLLNKVEATFVKHFSNFKQGDGIKLLRPKRKRENHRVRFLSGFFCGFSIALIIAVALVMQTRKLLDKKDATLYLDSIFPLYNFYGYIILHMLLFAVNIYLWRCYKINYSFIILGFKPGTELDHREVFVLASGLTVVVLTTFLVHLHIRMDSTIQDHETYVELLPLGLLIGLVLICLCPFNIIYRSSRFFLIRSLFHCICAPFYKVKMVDFFLADQLTSQTQAIRSFVYYICYYGWGKALSPGRKMCHVSDVYVIFYYISAAIPFWIRFLQCMRRLIEEKDMKHGFNGFTYFSMLLSVVFQSTFRLRKKMTWKVWALASSVVAALANICWDIRMDWGLLQRNSRNFLLRDKLLLPHKSAYYIAMILEVLLRFVWLQLVLSFDMRPLRGKATTSTFACLEILRRGIWNVFRLENEHLNNVGEYRAFKSLPLPFITYDEKGGNAYIFGRITVLVT from the exons ATGAAAGTCGTTGATAACTCCTATATTGGAAGTTCTGATGAG GTTACTGTTCTTCTGAACAAGGTGGAAGCAACATTTGTCAAGCACTTTTCCAATTTTAAGCAGGGGGATGGCATCAAATTATTAAGgccaaaaaggaaaagagagaaccACCGCGTACGATTTCTTTCAG GATTCTTCTGTGGATTCTCAATTGCTCTAATTATTGCCGTTGCTTTAGTCATGCAAACAAGAAAGTTACTGGACAAGAAGGATGCCACCTTATACTTGGATAGCATTTTTCCCCTTTACAA TTTCTACGGTTACATTATCTTACATATGCTTCTTTTTGCTGTGAATATATACTTGTGGAGGTGCTATAAAATCAACTACTCGTTTATTATACTTGGGTTCAAGCCAGGAACCGAATTAGACCACAGAGAAGTTTTCGTTTTAGCCTCTGGTCTTACAGTTGTTGTACTCACTACTTTTCTGGTACATCTGCATATCAGGATGGACTCGACGATCCAAGATCACGAGACATATGTTGAACTCCTTCCTTTGGGCTTACTCAtt GGTTTAGTTCTCATATGTCTGTGTCCTTTTAACATAATCTATCGTTCAAGCCGTTTCTTCCTTATTCGAAGTCTATTCCATTGTATTTGTGCTCCTTTCTACAAG GTCAAAATGGTTGATTTTTTCTTGGCAGATCAGCTAACAAGCCAG ACACAAGCCATAAGAAGTTTTGTATACTACATTTGTTATTATGGTTGGGGAAAAGCATTGTCTCCAGGACGAAAAATGTGCCACGTTAGTGATGTCTACGTTATCTTCTATTACATTTCAGCTGCCATACCTTTTTGGATTCGCTTCCTCCAG TGTATGCGACGATTAATTGAAGAGAAAGACATGAAGCATGGATTTAACGGTTTCACCTATTTCTCAATGCTTCTGTCAGTTGTCTTTCAGTCAACATTCAGACTACGGAAAAAAATGACTTGGAAAGTATGGGCTTTGGCTAGCTCGGTTGTTGCAGCTCTGGCAAACATATGTTGGGATATCAGGATGGACTGGGGTCTTCTTCAAAGAAATTCAAGAAATTTTCTTCTGAGAGACAAGCTCTTACTTCCACATAAAAGTGCATATTATATAGCTATG ATTCTTGAGGTTCTCCTGAGATTTGTATGGCTGCAACTAGTATTGAGTTTTGACATGCGCCCACTACGCGGAAAAGCCACAACAAGCACATTTGCCTGCTTGGAGATTCTTCGTCGTGGCATTTGGAATGTCTTTAG ATTGGAGAATGAGCACCTAAACAATGTTGGTGAGTACCGAGCATTCAAGTCACTCCCACTGCCCTTCATTACATACGACGAGAAG GGTGGCAATGCATACATTTTCGGAAGAATTACAGTCCTTGTCACTTAG
- the LOC142181188 gene encoding phosphate transporter PHO1 homolog 7-like, which produces MKFGKEFKDQMVPEWIAAYMDYSELKCLLKEINRLNLSFLPHRNTQRKVDIENQESESQHKDLTNGKFCIAAELREDEKSFFEKLDNELEKVNSFYKDKVEEAKGEIAALAEQMDALVALRRKVKESDSVASSKATSPSRTSSVEKAQMDFTKEVDMSCENNIKPASSNNNEDPSLKEHGRTPSDVLECVKIQNTSDGPKSSVEKLLLGTTEKECSFSQEELEVEEKLKKAFVEFYQKLRSLNQYRLLQEKQ; this is translated from the exons ATGAAGTTTGGTAAAGAATTTAAGGATCAAATGGTGCCTGAGTGGATTGCAGCTTATATGGATTATAGCGAGCTCAAATGCCTCTTGAAAGAGATCAACCGCCTCAATCTTAGTTTTCTACCTCACCGCAATACTCAGAGGAAAGTTGATATTGAGAACCAAGAAAGTGAAAGCCAACACAAAGATTTGACAAATGGAAAGTTCTGTATAGCAGCAGAACTAAGAGAAGATGAGAAATCGTTTTTCGAAAAATTGGATAATGAGCTTGAAAAGGTTAATAGCTTTTACAAAGACAAAGTGGAAGAAGCAAAGGGAGAAATAGCTGCATTGGCCGAACAAATGGATGCTTTGGTTGCTCTCCGTAGAAAGGTGAAAGAATCAGATAGTGTAGCATCCTCAAAGGCGACTTCTCCAAGCAGGACTTCAAGTGTAG AGAAAGCCCAAATGGACTTCACAAAAGAAGTGGACATGTCTTGTGAGAACAACATAAAACCAGCTTCTTCGAACAATAATGAAGATCCTTCATTAAAAGAACATGGACGAACTCCCTCAGACGTTCTTGAATGTGTCAAAATTCAAAATACATCTGATGGTCCAAAATCATCTGTAGAAAAACTATTACTTGGTACCACAGAGAAAGAGTGTAGCTTCAGTCAAGAGGAACTAGAGGTTgaagaaaagttgaaaaaggCCTTTGTTGAGTTCTATCAGAAACTTCGCAGCCTAAATCAGTACAG ATTACTTCAAGAAAAGCAATGA